The following coding sequences lie in one Sorghum bicolor cultivar BTx623 chromosome 6, Sorghum_bicolor_NCBIv3, whole genome shotgun sequence genomic window:
- the LOC8057442 gene encoding pentatricopeptide repeat-containing protein At5g09450, mitochondrial, with protein MAALLTRAGARLKRSGSGFHLRSVLAGHGLFSSEAATTAAPAASVDDRAVAVAATGEEDGDDLRSRIFRLGLAKRSATAALDKWSGEGRAAPAAELRRIARDLSRVRRYKHALEVADWMKTHHESDLSESDYGMRIDLITKVFGASAAEDFFEKLPPGAKSLEAYTALLHSYGRSKMTDKAERLFERMKDANLSMDALVYNEMMTLYISVGELDKVEIIAEELKRQNVSPDLFTYNLRVSAAAASMDLEGFKGILDEMSKDPNSKEGWTLYRNLASVYVDASQLVGSGNSLVEAEAKISQREWITYDFLVILHAGLGNQERIKDIWKSMVMTSQRMTSRNYICVISSYLMCGQLKDAGEIVDQWQRSKAPEFDISACNRLLDALLSAGLTDTADRFRELMLQKSCILTSRATVVE; from the exons ATGGCGGCGCTGCTTACCCGAGCCGGCGCCCGCCTCAAGCGATCCGGCTCCGGCTTCCACCTCCGCTCCGTCCTCGCGGGGCACGGACTCTTCTCATCTGAAGCCGCGACGACCGCTGCTCCTGCGGCCTCCGTGGACGACCGCGCGGTCGCTGTCGCGGCCACGGGCGAGGAGGATGGGGACGACCTGCGCAGCCGCATCTTCCGGCTGGGCCTGGCGAAGCGGAGCGCGACAGCGGCGctcgacaagtggtccggtgaGGGACGCGCCGCACCCGCGGCGGAGCTCCGCCGCATCGCGCGCGACCTCAGCCGCGTCCGTCGCTACAAGCACGCACTCGAG GTAGCAGACTGGATGAAGACACATCATGAGTCTGATTTATCTGAGAGTGACTATGGAATGCGCATTGACTTGATTACCAAAGTTTTTGGTGCTAGTGCTGCTGAAGATTTCTTTGAGAAGCTTCCACCTGGAGCCAAATCGCTAGAAGCCTACACAGCTCTTCTCCATTCTTATGGCCGATCAAAGATGACAGATAAAGCTGAAAGGCTGTTTGAGAGAATGAAGGATGCAAACCTGTCTATGGATGCCCTGGTTTATAATGAGATGATGACCTTGTATATTTCTGTCGGGGAGCTTGATAAAGTGGAGATCATTGCAGAAGAACTAAAAAGGCAAAACGTCTCTCCAGATCTCTTCACTTACAATCTCCGGGTCAGTGCAGCGGCTGCGTCCATGGATCTCGAGGGCTTCAAAGGAATTCTCGACGAGATGTCGAAAGATCCAAACTCCAAAGAAGGGTGGACACTGTACCGAAACCTCGCCTCCGTATACGTTGACGCGAGCCAGCTTGTGGGCTCTGGAAACTCGCTGGTGGAGGCGGAGGCAAAGATCAGTCAGAGGGAGTGGATAACCTATGACTTCCTCGTCATCTTACACGCCGGCCTCGGCAACCAAGAGAGGATCAAGGACATTTGGAAGTCCATGGTAATGACCTCGCAGCGCATGACGAGCCGGAACTACATCTGCGTGATCTCCTCCTACCTGATGTGCGGGCAGCTGAAGGATGCCGGGGAGATCGTCGACCAGTGGCAGCGTTCTAAGGCCCCCGAATTCGACATCTCTGCCTGCAACAGGCTGCTGGACGCCCTTCTGAGCGCCGGTCTCACCGACACGGCGGATAGGTTTAGGGAACTGATGCTGCAGAAGAGCTGTATACTGACTAGCAGGGCAACTGTGGTTGAGTGA
- the LOC8073397 gene encoding E3 ubiquitin-protein ligase ATL6, which translates to MGMRELLLLVLCLLGAGMAVVDAQSSSSPPPAPQQTPPAPPQQTPFGRTMSTFITVAISVFFFLLFICAYVNQCRLADPGAAAAAAAAAAAGAGGGGGPSRRGKRGLDPAVVATFPIVSYREVVEHKIGKGVLECAVCLTSFEDDDDLRLLPHCSHAFHPECIDPWLQSRVTCPLCRANLEKPAPLPAPLLLPVPAVAPPSPSPSPPAVAVALSPRQRPSPSPPPPEAVAIPVLDDEGLEEDSDDEDDRKEEAIELEMLRSARRAARMPRSHSTGHSLFAAAAAAAEEGDHERFTLRLPDHVREQVLRSRRLRHATSLLDLSELSSEGGSSRGGRRVAGAGGGFGNGGSSHGGRRWQSFLARTVSWARGGGDGSVRRGWDGSTRRGRDGGESSRKGAASPLPAGRP; encoded by the coding sequence ATGGGGATGCGGGAGCTGCTGCTCCTCGTGCTCTGCCTCCTCGGCGCCGGCATGGCCGTCGTCGACGCGCAGTCTtcgtcctcgccgccgccggcgcctcaGCAGACGCCTCCTGCGCCGCCGCAGCAGACGCCGTTCGGGCGCACCATGTCGACCTTCATCACGGTGGCCAtcagcgtcttcttcttcttgctcttcATCTGCGCGTACGTCAACCAGTGCCGCCTCGCCGACCCcggggcggcggcagcggcggcggcggcggcggcggccggggcAGGCGGAGGCGGGGGTCCGTCCAGGAGGGGGAAACGCGGGCTGGACCCCGCGGTGGTCGCCACGTTCCCGATCGTGTCCTACAGGGAGGTGGTGGAGCACAAGATCGGCAAGGGCGTGCTGGAGTGCGCGGTGTGCCTCACGTCGttcgaggacgacgacgacctccgcCTGCTGCCGCACTGCTCCCACGCGTTCCACCCGGAGTGCATCGACCCCTGGCTGCAGTCGCGGGTCACGTGCCCGCTCTGCCGCGCGAACCTCGAGAAGCCGGCTCCGCTTCCGGCGCCGTTGCTGTTGCCGGTGCCGGCGGTGGCGcccccgtcgccgtcgccgtcgccgccggcggtggcggtggcgctaTCGCCACGCCAGCGGCCTTCGCCTTCGCCACCGCCGCCGGAGGCCGTGGCGATACCGGTGTTGGACGACGAGGGTTTGGAggaggacagcgacgacgagGACGACAGGAAGGAGGAGGCCATCGAGCTGGAGATGCTGCGCAGCGCGCGGCGCGCCGCCAGGATGCCGCGGTCGCACTCGACGGGGCACTCGCTCttcgcggcggccgccgccgccgcggaggaGGGCGACCACGAGAGGTTCACGCTGCGACTGCCGGACCACGTGCGGGAGCAGGTGCTCCGGTCCCGCCGCCTGCGCCACGCCACCAGCCTGCTCGACCTCTCGGAGCTGAGCTCCGAGGGGGGGAGCTCCAGAGGCGGACGGCGCGTGGCGGGAGCAGGAGGAGGCTTCGGCAACGGCGGGAGCAGCCACGGCGGGAGGCGGTGGCAGTCGTTCCTGGCCAGGACGGTCTCCTGGGCGCGAGGAGGGGGCGACGGCTCGGTGCGGAGGGGATGGGACGGGTCCACGAGGAGGGGAAGGGACGGCGGCGAGTCCAGCAGGAAGGGCGCGGCCTCGCCGCTGCCGGCGGGCCGGCCGTGA